The Pseudomonadota bacterium genome segment GCCCGAGTTCAGGAGATCTTCCCCTGATGAGGCCGTGAATACTGAACAGTTGAATGTACAAACCAGAAATTGCCATTTATCTCCTGTCGTATTTACCGGAATGAATTCTAATTAAGACAAATCTTGCCTATATATCAGGTCCTCCGGAACCACTTCTTTATCTCATCCCCTGTAAAACATTTCACCACCGGTCTTCCATGGGGGCAATGGGAAAAAACATCCGCCTCTTGCATTTTTGCAAGGAGATGTTCGATTTCTTCATCCTGTAAAGAATGACCGGCCTTGATCGCCGCCTTGCACGCCAACCCGGCGAGGACGCTTTCCATCCCCCGGGGGGATTGTAACGCCGCATCATTTCCCCGGGCCGAAAACCTTTCAAAAATCCCCTGCAGCACCTCCTCGGGAAGCAGATCCTTAAGAATCGCCGGAACCGCCTTGATCACATAACTTGCACCGCCGAATTCCTCAAGCTCAACCCCTAACGCGGCAATCTCATTTTCATACTCTTTGACCATGGCTCTTTCCTCAGGTTCAAACTCCAGGACCTTTGGGAAAAGCAGTTTCTGGCCGGCAATGGCACCTCTTGAAAAATCCTTTTTCAATTCCTCGAAAATCAGGCGCTCCTGGGCGGCATGCTGATCAATTACCACCAGCCCCTTGTCTGTTTCACAGAGCAGATAGGAATTCATCAGCTGACCGATGGGCCGTATAAAACTCCACCCCATTGTAACAGATGTCGCGCCGGAGTCAAAAAAAGACTCATGAATGACCATACCACAGGCGCTTGTAGCGGGCACTTGCTCACTATCAGGATATGCCACTTGCTGGTGCTGCGGTTCATTTTTTTCAGAATTATTGTCACCGAACAGGGATGTATATCCAGGGGTTGCCGCAGGTTCTGCAGCCTTTATGTTTTTTGGAAAAACCGACTGCCTCACCCACTGATGCTCTATGGCAAAGGGCGCCTGTCTGGCGGACAAACCCTCTTCTCTGGACGGCCTTTCTTCTTCACTGATTATCGGCGTCCCAAACAGGGAATACTTCAACTCTTCCTGAAAACGCCGGAGGGCCTTGCTTACTTCTAAAATAATGAGTTGATGCACAACGTTGGGTTTATGGAAACGGATCTCCTGCTTGGTGGGATGAACATTGACATCGATATCCCCACAGGGAAGATCTATAAAAATAACCCCTGCCGGATGCCCACCCTTCATCAGGAAACCGCGCATGCCCTCAGCAACCGCGTGAGCCACCATCCTATCCCTGACGATTCTGCCATTAACGAACATCCTGAGCCTTGCGTTGACTCCCATATCCTCGGGTGGGAATAAAAGTCCGGAAACACTTATCCCTGCTGAAGATTCAGTTTCCACATCTCTTTTTCCCAGGGATATGAGCAATCCGCCAGAGCGACCGCCCAGAAGTCGCAACACCCTTTCCTCCGGGGAATCGGAATCCGCCGGCAGGTTAATGATCTCTTTGTTGTTTACCGAATAGGAAATGCCCAGTTGATGAAGAGCCAACCCGTAATTACGGATGACCTCTTCTATATGAAACAGCTCAGTCCTGGTTGATTTCAGGAATTTCTTTCTTGCAGGAACATTACTGAAGAGATCTTTCACCTCCATAACCGTACCAAAAAAGCTGCCGGTTTCATGGACCTTTAAAACCGTTCCATACCGAACTTCAACTTTGGATCCGAGAGATGCAGCCGCGGGCCGCGAGATGATCGTCAGGCGGGACACCGAGGCAATACTGGGGATCGCTTCCCCCCTGAAACCCAGGGTTTTAATCTCCCCGAGTTGCCGCTCATCAATAAGCTTACTGGTGGCATGCCGCTCAAGACACAGAAGCAGATCATCCTGGTCCATGCCGGCCCCGTCATCAATCACCCGTATGAGTCTGGTTCCGCCGCCTTCTATCTGAATTGTAATATGCCGGGCGCCGGCGTCTATGGCATTTTCGATAAACTCCTTGACCACGGACGCCGGCCGCTCCACGACCTCACCCGCGGCAATCTGGTTTGCTAAATTTTCTGGAAGGATCTTTATCTTTGACAAGGTTATTCGCTAGTTAACTCAACTTTCTGACTTATTCAAATTTATTGAAATTATTGATGGACTCGTAGATAAGCGAGAGAAACGAGACTTCGAAAAATCGCTGTAGAAAAAGGTCCACCACACAAAATCAACATGTTACAAGCAATAACTCGATGAAATCAGTCTTTTTACGATTTCATCAAATTATGCAGTTATATTAATAAATAAGTGCCATTGATTCACTATCAGAAAAAGCCAGGAGTCAGGATAACTGATTGTACCGCATTTCTTCTGGATTCGGACTCCTGACTCCTGAATTTCAGGTGCTATGCTAACTCAGAAAATTCAGTTGAATACGTTATAGATGGCTTTCAATATTCAGGTTCAGCCAGCTTGCATCCCACCATTCAATGGGGTTGACAAACACGCCGTTTATCAGCATGGCGAAATGCAGATGATCTCCTCCAGCCATTCCTGTGGTACCCGTAAGGCCCAGGGTCGCCCCTTTCTCATATGAATCACCGACCTGAGCGCTGACCTGGCTTAAATGCGAATAAAGGCTGAAAATCCCCTGCCCATGATCCAGGATCACCGTATTGCCGTAAATACCCATATAATCGGCAAAAACCACCAGGCCATCATTTGCGGCAGTAACGGTAGCATGGCGAACCGAGGCGAGATCTATTCCAAGATGATACTGCTGATCTATATTTTCATCCTGATAATAATAACTCCGGAATTCGGCAAACCCGGCCCGTCTGCTGCTCCGCGGCAACCGCTTGAAAGTCCCTTTCCAATGCTTTTCAGCCACGGATTTCCGACAGATTTCTGTAATTTTCCCGGCGTTATCCTGGCGCACCGTATTATTCACATAGAGGTACTGCTCTACATCGGTACCGGACATTTCCGGGTAATATTGTGAGAATTCGGGAAGTTTCTGTTTGAAAAACGCATCACTTAAATTTATACGATCCTTTTCATAAACAACTTTTCGCAGAATCACCCCGAAAACCGATTTTCCCTCATTGCCGGCATTGTCGGCAGCCGAAACCATCGCCGTCTCAATTTTTTCAGTATTAAACGGTATGCCGATGTACGAGACAAACATCCCTTCGACACGGTTTTCCAACTGAAATCCCGGGTAAAAAATATCGTTGATGGTCACTCCATGCCCAATAACCGCTTCATTCACTTTATAAACCACAACACCCGAGCCGCCGGGTTTGATATAACGGGATGAGTAAATGACCGAAACCGCTGGCGGCTGCGTATCAATCATGGTGGAATATGAAACTGATGCGGTGTTGCCTTCCATCCAGCCGCTCCAGGAATGGTCTTTCACCTCAATGATGATTTCAGCCCGACCGTCATCAAATCCGAGTTCCCGGGGAGCGATCATCACAACCTCTTCAATCCGATGCGGCCCTGCATTAAAAAACAAACTGTGTTTAGGAAATTTCTTCCCGTACAGTTTTGTCTTGTTGGCGCCCTGCTTCATGGTGATTTCCATTTCGCTTATGCCGCTTTTCGCATCCGTCACCACTATACTGACTTCCCTGGAAATTCCTATCCTGGTTATATCCGTCAACAGGGTAACCTGCGGCCGCTCCCTTTCATACAGCTTCACTAATAAAAAACCTGCCACTCCCAAAACTATGAGGCCGACGATTAAAAGGATCTGTAGAAAATTACTTCCTGCTTTAATTCTCTTTGATGGCGATGATTGTAATGACATTTAAATCCTTCCAGCCCTTTTCATGAGGCATTTATATTATTATTGTTGGTGAACAGAAACAACGAACGAGTCTGATAAAGATAACATCCTTACCCAAGGAGATTGTCTGCGGGCTTTAATTACGCGGACTTGAAGATGGTATCATCCTTAATTTGTGCAGGCAGTAATTCTAAAGTAAAAAAAAATGTTACGTGTGCAATTGCACCGCAGCTCACGGTCCTTTCCGGCCAAAAACCGGAGCTGCAACCTTCCCAAAACAGGCATCTTCTGCAATGGACAAGCTCTTGTTGGTTATTTCCTGATTGCCCGTATTACTTAACATCACTACCATTTTATTCAACAAAAAGTGTAAGAAGAGTTGAAATTCTTTAATTATTCGACAATTTTTTCCTGGAACAGTTTCAACTTTTTTAATATGCCGGGGTCCTGTCCGGGGCTGCCATACCTGTTATTGCTTGACAGATGGAACACCACCCTCTATACCTTCCCAGGTTTTCATTCCAATAAAGAGAAAATATGGAAGTGATTTTGCCTAAAAAAAACTCCTTTGAAATCATCATAATCGGTGCCGGTCCTGGCGGCCTTGCATGTGCCACCGAACTTGCAGAAAATGGCAGGCAAGTCCTGGTTATTGAAAAAAACGCCCAAGTCGGTCCCAAGGTATGTGCAGGAGGTGTTACCTGGTCCGGTCTGGGGCAATACCTGCCAGACGACCTGATAGAAAAGTCTTTTCCCGAACAGATTATTCAATCAAACCTGCAAAGGATCAGGATTTCTTCCGCCAAGCCGATTATCTCGACTGTGGACCGGAAAAAACTCGGGCAATACATGCTCAGCAAGGCAGAAAATGCCGGTGTAACAGTTAAGATCTCAACAGACGCAAAGAAAATCAGCCGCCGGCAGATCACCACAAACACCGGAGATCTTGAATTTAAATATCTGGTCGGCGCTGACGGCAGTTCTTCTATTGTGCGGAAATTCCTGGGTATCCCCACGAAACATGTCGGGGTGGGAATTCACCATCAGGTCCCCGGTGCTTATGACAAGATGGAATGGCACCTGAACTCAAAGCTGTTTGACAGCGGCTATGCCTGGATTTTCCCGCATAAAACAAGCGCTTCCATCGGCGCTTATGCCTACCGTCCGGCCATACCGCCCAAGGAACTCCAACAAAACTTCTATCAGTGGGTTACGAAAAAGGGCATTGATCTCAAAAATTCATCCCCAAAGGCGGCGCTGATAAACTTCGACTACCGGGGAATCTGCTTTGGCAACTTTTTTCTGGTAGGCGACGCGGCCGGCCTTGCATCCGGGCTCACCGGCGAAGGCATTTATCCGGCAATCCTTTCCGGCCACGAAGCAGCCAGTGCTATTCTTACCGGGGATCATCCATCTTCCAGGTTGAAAAAACTTCTCAGAAGACATACTATCCATAAGCAACTGACGTTGATATCTTCTCGCCACAAAATCTGCTCAAAGCTCATAATGGAAATCCTGGTCGCCGGATTACGAATAAAATGCATCCCTTTCAGCGCCCTTGAAATGGGCTGCCAAGACTGATACACCCCCACCTAATTGAAGCAGGTGGTTTTAAACTCACGGACTTAAAGTCCAGCAAGACCTGCGTGTACCGGTTTAAGACCTACTTGAACCGCAGAATATTGAACACCGAATATCGAATGTCGAAGGAAGGTCCTTTCTCAATTGATACATCTTCCACCCTTCATCATTCAGTATTACTTATTCGACATTCGATATTCAGAAAAATCAACCCCTAACAAAAGGCGAGCCTCCTGAAAGGCTGGGGGGTTAAACCTTGAAAACGGACTAATTAATAAGGAATTCTTGAAGTGGAAACAAAACCTGATCAAAAAAAATCTTACGCGCTTCATGCACTTTTCATTGCCGTCTGTATCGGCGTGTTTCTCTTTTTATGGAACGCCCCGCCAAGCACAACCGCAAAACTCCCTGCAGACGAGGTACACAAGAAATACTACCCTCTGGGCAAAAAGGAAGCTGAAAAAGAATGCGAGAGCTGCCATAACCCCAAAGGAGAAGCCCCCCTTCCCGAAGGCCATCCGCCCAAATACCGCTGTCTTTTCTGTCATAAGAAAATAAAGGGTTAAATTTGCTATGGGCAACCCATTAAAGCTGACACTTGGAACACTGGCAGACACCTTGGTCCTTGGAGAAAAGCTTGGCAGGCAAGCGCAAGCCGGGCAGGTTATCACTCTTGGCGGAAGCCTGGGGGCCGGCAAAACCACCCTTACCCAGGCAATTGCAAAAGGCCTGGCGGTGCCGGACTCATTCTATATAACCAGTCCGACGTTCGGACTGCTGCATGAATATCCCGGGCGTCTCCCCTTTTACCATATGGATCTCTACAGGCTGTCAGGGGAGGAGGAAATTGAAGATGCCGGGCTGCTCGACTATATTTACGGTGAGGGGCTTGCGGTTATCGAATGGCCTGAAAAGCTGGGCCGGCTCATGCCGGAAAACAGAATGCATATTCAAATCGATTTCATCTCGGAATTTTCAAGGAAATACCTGCTCACTCTTCATGGAAAGGGACTGGAAAATCTTCTTCCGTAAAAAGAGGATTATTTCAGACTCTCAAGTTCCCCGGCCAGAGCTTCGAGTTCCGGAAGATGCTTGATCGCGACCTCAAGATCATTTTTGCGACCGGCCTTTTCCATCTCATAGGCAACCTTGCTCATTGCTTCAATGCCGAGACTTGCGGCAGCGCCTTTTATGCTATGCGCCGCTTCTCCAACCGCTTTTGCATCCTGAGCGCTTATCCCTGATTTAATTTTTTCAAGATCCGCGGCCGTTGACTCGCGAAAAAGATCCAGGAGTTCAGCAAGAATCTCTTCATCTTCACCAGACTGCTCAAAGGCGAATGCCCTGTTCCATTCTAAATCAGCCATAAAGCTCCCCTATACGCATATTTTGCCCAATGTTTCTTATTTCCGTCGTGACTGACATCTCGTTATCAATAAAATAGTGAATATAATTCTTATACCCTCTTTTCATCGATAAAAAAAGCCCGAATCGGTCATGGAGTCCTGACACATTCTCTGTAATCCTCGACGCCAGGGAATAGTTGAAGAAAATTCCATCTCTAATAAATTCTCGCATGTTACAATCCGGGCAAATTGTTTTGAAGCTCCCGGTGGCAGGAAAACGAAAAACTCCAAGCTGCGGCGAATGCACCCGCAGGGCATAAAAACGTTTCACTCTGCATGTTCAATTTCTGAAAACGGCACCACGCCTTCACGGATCAAATACACCTTGTTTCCTCTATAGCCGATAATCGTTGAGCCTTTCTCCCCTGGAGTCCTTCCGCCGTCAAGGACCATATCAATACTTCCTCCCAGCTGAGAAACCACCTCCTGGGCACTGACCGCCGCAGGTAGACCGGAGATATTTGCGCTGGTGGCGGTCACCGGGCTGCCGATCATTTCAACCAGTTTCCGGGCCACGGGATGGGAAGAACAACGCACCCCAACAGTGCCGGTATTGCCCGTGAGCAGGGATGAAAGCTCCTCCTTGGCCTTGAAAACCAGGGTAACCGGTCCAGGCCATTGTGTTTCCATGACCGGCCGGTAAACATCCGGCACTTCTTTTACGAGAAATTCCAAGGACGATGGATTATCAATAATTAGCAGAATGGGCTTTTGGGCCACACGTTGCTTAATTAAAAAAAGACGCTTTAAAGCCGCCGGATTAAAAGGATCCACCGCCAGGCCGTAATATGTTTCCGTTGGCAAAGCAACCATGCCCCCGGAACGTATTAAAGAAACAGCATCCTTAAAATCTTTTTCCGATACCGGTTTCATCCGACAACTCATTTCCGAGGTTACTGACGAAAATTATTTCAGCAGATTCCTGGCCTTTTCGTCAACCTGGGCGGCCATTTCCTTCTTGAACTCAACGAGCTTTTCAGCAAGCCTCTCATCTGACAACGATAAAATCTGGGTAGCCAGGATGGCTGCATTTTTCGCCCCTGATTTTCCTATCCCCATGGTGGCTACGGGAACGCCCGGCGGCATCTGTACTGTGGAAAGCAGGGCATCAAGACCCTGAAGCGGCGAAGCGTCGATGGGAACGCCGATTACCGGTAAAGTCGTGTGAGCTGCCAAAACCCCTGCAAGATGAGCAGCCATCCCGGCGCCGGCGATTATCACCTTGATGCCCCGCGCCCTGGCTGTGCTCGAAAATGTTGCCGCCCTCTCAGGCGTCCTGTGGGCGGAAGCAACGGTCATTTCATAAGGAATAGCCATTTTATCAAGAAAATCGGCTCCAGCCTGCATGACCGGCAGGTCTGAATCGCTTCCCATAACAATACCTACAAGCGGTGCATTACTCATTGTTCATTCTCCCTAAAGCTTTATGGCCTATATCTTTCCGGTAATAACAGTCTTCCCAGTGTATTTTGTTTACAGCCTCATACGCCGCATCTATCGCTTCCTGCAAAGTATCACCCAGAGCGGTTACTCCAAGTACCCTGCCGCCTGCATTAACCAGATCGTTGCCCTGCATTGCGGTTCCGGCATGAAACACTTCAACCAGAGGATTTTGCGAAGCATCATCAATGCCGGCAATCACCTTGCCCTTGTCATATGCGCCGGGATATCCCCCTGAAGCCATGACCACGCAGACCGTCGGCCTCGGGTCGACATCAAGGACAATTTCGTCCAAGCGGCCGTCAATGGCGGCTTCCATAATATCAACCAGGTCGGTTTTCACCCGCATCAATAGCGGCTGCGCCTCAGGATCTCCGAATCTGCAATTGAATTCCAACACTTTTGCAACGCCCTTGTCAATCATCAATCCCGCATACAGCATTCCTTTAAAAGGTATGCCTTCAGCTTTAAGAGCATTGATCGTCGGGATCATAACTTTATCCATTGCCTGCCGGTGCATTTCATCGGTTACAACCGGCGCCGGAGAATAAGCGCCCATACCGCCGGTATTGGGTCCTTTATCCCCATCATAAACCGCCTTGTGGTCTTGGGAAGTGGGCAGCGGCAGAATAGTTTTGCCGTCTGAAAAGGCAATAAAAGAGGCTTCCTCGCCCACGAGAAACTCTTCAATAATGACCCGGGCACCGGCTTCGCCAAACGCCTTGTCAGCCTTAATAAGATTTACGGCTTCTTTGGCCTCAAGAACGGTCTGGGCAACGATAACACCCTTCCCGGCTGCAAGCCCATCAGCCTTGACTACGACAGGAGCGCCCAACCTGTCTATACATTCATTGGCTTCATGCTGATTTTCAAAAACTTCATATTCTCCGGTTGGGATGCCGTATTTTTTCATGAGGTTCTTGGAAAAAACCTTACTGCCCTCCATGGCCGCCGCCTGTTTTGAAGGGCCGAACACCCTCATTCCCGCCGCTTCAAAAATATCAACTATTCCTTCGGTCAGAGGGACTTCCGGGCCGACGATGGTCAGGTCAATTCCTGTCCCTTTGGCAAATTCCAGAATTTTTTCTATATCAGAGGATTCCAGGGCAACGCATTCGGCAATTTTATTTATTCCGGCATTTCCGGGTACGCAATAAATTTTATCAACACGCGGACTCTGTTTGAGTTTCCATACAATTGCATGCTCTCTACCGCCGGAACCAACCACCAGAACCTTCATCAGAAAATCTCCTTACCTTGCTGATATAATTCACAAAAAACAATGTTCACCCGTATCAATTATTCCTTTTTTTTTGACCTTTACAAATGCAGGAAAGACTACCTCCCACAGATATCCTTGTCAAGAAAACGCGACATATTCTCACTCTTTATAAAAAAACATCTAATAACAACAACTTTTACTCTTGACACTACTTATAAGCCTTTTTATGATAGCTGTGATAAAATGAATGGGCACTCATTCAAAAATAAGCCGTCAAAATCTTTGACGCATATTCTTCTGATATATGAGAACAGCGAACAAACACGAAAAAATCATTCAGGCTGCGGTAAAGGTCTTAGCACGAAAAGGCTTTTTCAATGCGAGGATATCAGATATCGCCAAAGAGGCTCAAGTTGCCGACGGCACCATCTATCTTTATTTCAACAACAAATACGATATCCTGATATCCCTCTTTGAAGAGGAAATCGGAAAAATCATCCAGGACGTCAAAGAGTTACTGGCCCAGGAGACAGATCCGCGCAGGATGATTGAGCTCTTTGCCGTCCATCACATGAAACTGATGAAGGATAAAAGGGAACTTGCAGAGGTTCTCCAGGTTGAACTCCGACAGAGTAATAAATTCATGAAAGAATACCGAAACACCAGATTCATGGAATATGTCGATATCATCTCAACCATTATCCATCTGGGAAAGGATCAGAACATCTTCCGGCAGGATATTCAGCCGGGGATTGCCAAAAGGGCTTTTTTCGGAGCGTTGGACGAGATGTCCAGACTTTGGACTTTAAGTCCGAAACACCAATATACCCTTGAAGAGACCGGTTTGCATATCGCCGGCATGTTCCTGAATGGACTCGTCGACCATAAAATCCCTTCCCTTGCCTAGTGGGGTCTCAATTACCTCTGATTTCCAGAAAGCCTTTAAGCCCTCTCCGAAGATTTGATATCCAATATTTCAAGCTGCCGGTTGCCACCCGGGGTGTCGAATTGTATTTCGTCCCCGACGTTTTTGCCTATCATTGACCGGCCAAGCGGCGACAGAACCGAAATACTGCCATTCTTGACATCACTTTCATCTGGTCCCAGCACCTGATACTGAACTTCCTCATTGGTATCCAGATCGATTAAAGTCACCACGGTGCCGAATACAACCCGATCACAACTGACCGATGAACAGTCGATGATTTCCGCCCGGCCCAGTTTGTCTTTGAGCTCCATGATTCTGCCTTCGATAAAACCCTGTCGTTCCTTGGCGGCGTGATATTCGGCATTTTCTTTCAAATCCCCGTGGCCCCGGGCAACTTCTATGGATTTAATAACTTCCGGCCTTTCTTTTTTATGCAGCCTGTTCAATTCTTCCTGCAAAACGGTATAACCCGTTTTAGACATTGGTACTCTGACAACCATAAGTAATTCTCCCTAAATAAAATATATCCTCATACTATGGCCGGATCATTCTTACCGAGTGTCCGGACATAATATACATTAATAAAAAACACTGTCCCTGCAGATAGCTGTTCAGCCGATTAAGCCGGCCTAAAAATAAAGAAGGACAGAGATTGAATAATCCCGGCCCTAAAACAACTTCTCAAGTAACAACCCTATTATATCACCACCGATAGACGGCGGAAACAATTACTTCCCTTTTTCTATAAACCTGCGATGAAGTTATTTCCCCGACAGCCTCAAAGATCAGGTTCTCGGTTGATTCCAGGAAAAAACCACCCCTGAAGGTCTGTTGCCCATATCCCTTGGAGTCATAGCCAAGAGAATATTCTACAGTATAATACCGCGGCACGCCACGGGAAAGGGTATCTTCTGAAAATTTATGTTTGAAGTACAGACTAAAGAGATTCACCCAGTAGTTCTTAGGGGTCCAGTATGGGTGATCATATTCAGCAAAGCCGTCCTCAGTGAGCGGGCCGACAGATCTGCCTTCCCGGGAATCCTTAAAATCGTAAGAATAGCTTAACTTAAGAAAAGTGGGATCGGACAAGATTATATATGATGTCCAAAAAGAATACCCTGTTATTTTGTTTCCGTCTGAGTAATCAGTGAAACCGTAATTTCCGCCTGCCATGAGACGAGGCAAAATATCAAGCGAGATACCGCCTGCCGAATCTTCCCGAACAACGTTTCTTGTAATGCTTGCCGTTGTATCCTCAACAACATCACGGGTAAAAGACATCGTGCCGGTGAGTGTATCGCCGATTTTCCCCTTGAGAGCGCATTTCGCCAAAACAGTATCGGAGCCCCCATCCCCCAGTGCCTGCACCCCGGTCCCCAAGGAAAACGTCAAGCCATTCATTATCCCGGCCTCATAGGAGAGGAAGGCTCTGGTGGCATGAATTTTATTTT includes the following:
- the mutL gene encoding DNA mismatch repair endonuclease MutL, translating into MSKIKILPENLANQIAAGEVVERPASVVKEFIENAIDAGARHITIQIEGGGTRLIRVIDDGAGMDQDDLLLCLERHATSKLIDERQLGEIKTLGFRGEAIPSIASVSRLTIISRPAAASLGSKVEVRYGTVLKVHETGSFFGTVMEVKDLFSNVPARKKFLKSTRTELFHIEEVIRNYGLALHQLGISYSVNNKEIINLPADSDSPEERVLRLLGGRSGGLLISLGKRDVETESSAGISVSGLLFPPEDMGVNARLRMFVNGRIVRDRMVAHAVAEGMRGFLMKGGHPAGVIFIDLPCGDIDVNVHPTKQEIRFHKPNVVHQLIILEVSKALRRFQEELKYSLFGTPIISEEERPSREEGLSARQAPFAIEHQWVRQSVFPKNIKAAEPAATPGYTSLFGDNNSEKNEPQHQQVAYPDSEQVPATSACGMVIHESFFDSGATSVTMGWSFIRPIGQLMNSYLLCETDKGLVVIDQHAAQERLIFEELKKDFSRGAIAGQKLLFPKVLEFEPEERAMVKEYENEIAALGVELEEFGGASYVIKAVPAILKDLLPEEVLQGIFERFSARGNDAALQSPRGMESVLAGLACKAAIKAGHSLQDEEIEHLLAKMQEADVFSHCPHGRPVVKCFTGDEIKKWFRRT
- a CDS encoding M23 family metallopeptidase, whose protein sequence is MSLQSSPSKRIKAGSNFLQILLIVGLIVLGVAGFLLVKLYERERPQVTLLTDITRIGISREVSIVVTDAKSGISEMEITMKQGANKTKLYGKKFPKHSLFFNAGPHRIEEVVMIAPRELGFDDGRAEIIIEVKDHSWSGWMEGNTASVSYSTMIDTQPPAVSVIYSSRYIKPGGSGVVVYKVNEAVIGHGVTINDIFYPGFQLENRVEGMFVSYIGIPFNTEKIETAMVSAADNAGNEGKSVFGVILRKVVYEKDRINLSDAFFKQKLPEFSQYYPEMSGTDVEQYLYVNNTVRQDNAGKITEICRKSVAEKHWKGTFKRLPRSSRRAGFAEFRSYYYQDENIDQQYHLGIDLASVRHATVTAANDGLVVFADYMGIYGNTVILDHGQGIFSLYSHLSQVSAQVGDSYEKGATLGLTGTTGMAGGDHLHFAMLINGVFVNPIEWWDASWLNLNIESHL
- a CDS encoding NAD(P)/FAD-dependent oxidoreductase, yielding MEVILPKKNSFEIIIIGAGPGGLACATELAENGRQVLVIEKNAQVGPKVCAGGVTWSGLGQYLPDDLIEKSFPEQIIQSNLQRIRISSAKPIISTVDRKKLGQYMLSKAENAGVTVKISTDAKKISRRQITTNTGDLEFKYLVGADGSSSIVRKFLGIPTKHVGVGIHHQVPGAYDKMEWHLNSKLFDSGYAWIFPHKTSASIGAYAYRPAIPPKELQQNFYQWVTKKGIDLKNSSPKAALINFDYRGICFGNFFLVGDAAGLASGLTGEGIYPAILSGHEAASAILTGDHPSSRLKKLLRRHTIHKQLTLISSRHKICSKLIMEILVAGLRIKCIPFSALEMGCQD
- the tsaE gene encoding tRNA (adenosine(37)-N6)-threonylcarbamoyltransferase complex ATPase subunit type 1 TsaE, whose protein sequence is MGNPLKLTLGTLADTLVLGEKLGRQAQAGQVITLGGSLGAGKTTLTQAIAKGLAVPDSFYITSPTFGLLHEYPGRLPFYHMDLYRLSGEEEIEDAGLLDYIYGEGLAVIEWPEKLGRLMPENRMHIQIDFISEFSRKYLLTLHGKGLENLLP
- a CDS encoding Hpt domain-containing protein; this translates as MADLEWNRAFAFEQSGEDEEILAELLDLFRESTAADLEKIKSGISAQDAKAVGEAAHSIKGAAASLGIEAMSKVAYEMEKAGRKNDLEVAIKHLPELEALAGELESLK
- a CDS encoding threonylcarbamoyl-AMP synthase, with protein sequence MSCRMKPVSEKDFKDAVSLIRSGGMVALPTETYYGLAVDPFNPAALKRLFLIKQRVAQKPILLIIDNPSSLEFLVKEVPDVYRPVMETQWPGPVTLVFKAKEELSSLLTGNTGTVGVRCSSHPVARKLVEMIGSPVTATSANISGLPAAVSAQEVVSQLGGSIDMVLDGGRTPGEKGSTIIGYRGNKVYLIREGVVPFSEIEHAE
- a CDS encoding TetR family transcriptional regulator; translation: MRTANKHEKIIQAAVKVLARKGFFNARISDIAKEAQVADGTIYLYFNNKYDILISLFEEEIGKIIQDVKELLAQETDPRRMIELFAVHHMKLMKDKRELAEVLQVELRQSNKFMKEYRNTRFMEYVDIISTIIHLGKDQNIFRQDIQPGIAKRAFFGALDEMSRLWTLSPKHQYTLEETGLHIAGMFLNGLVDHKIPSLA
- the greA gene encoding transcription elongation factor GreA, yielding MVVRVPMSKTGYTVLQEELNRLHKKERPEVIKSIEVARGHGDLKENAEYHAAKERQGFIEGRIMELKDKLGRAEIIDCSSVSCDRVVFGTVVTLIDLDTNEEVQYQVLGPDESDVKNGSISVLSPLGRSMIGKNVGDEIQFDTPGGNRQLEILDIKSSERA